In the genome of Pseudomonadota bacterium, one region contains:
- a CDS encoding iron ABC transporter permease: protein MNTSANRSAETWLIVGLSVATLVGLFVAVLLGSTALPADRIVAALIGAGTPGDAIVVWEIRLPRALAAMLVGLALGVSGAALQGLLRNPLAEPGVLGVSASASLGATVVIYYGLAASSAFAIPLAAAGAAILATLLLAATAARVQSVVTLILIGVGVSSFIGALMTLLMNLAPNPFSLADMINWMLGTVANRSFRDIALALPFMATGIGVLFFARRSLTALSLGEEAAYALGVNLRQARLTTIIGAGLATGGAVALAGAVGFVGIVAPHLVRPSVRHDPARTLLPAGMLGGVLLLVADIGVRVLPTSSELKLGVVAALAGAPVFAWIALRRRAGGFSS from the coding sequence GTGAACACATCCGCCAACCGTTCTGCCGAGACATGGTTGATCGTTGGCCTCAGCGTGGCAACTCTAGTGGGGTTGTTCGTTGCCGTTCTGCTGGGAAGCACAGCGCTGCCCGCGGATCGCATCGTGGCCGCCCTGATCGGCGCCGGTACGCCGGGCGATGCGATCGTGGTGTGGGAGATTCGCCTGCCGCGTGCGTTGGCGGCGATGCTCGTGGGGCTCGCACTCGGCGTGAGCGGTGCCGCCCTGCAGGGCTTGTTGCGCAATCCTCTCGCCGAGCCTGGCGTGCTCGGGGTCTCCGCATCGGCCTCCCTTGGGGCGACTGTGGTCATCTACTACGGTTTGGCGGCGAGCAGCGCCTTTGCCATCCCCCTTGCCGCTGCCGGCGCCGCCATCCTAGCCACGCTCCTCCTGGCAGCGACTGCGGCGCGAGTGCAGTCTGTGGTGACGCTGATTCTGATTGGCGTTGGAGTATCGAGTTTCATCGGCGCCCTCATGACGCTGTTGATGAACCTCGCCCCGAATCCGTTCTCCTTGGCCGATATGATCAACTGGATGCTCGGCACCGTCGCCAATCGCAGTTTTCGCGATATCGCCCTGGCCTTACCGTTCATGGCCACCGGCATCGGTGTGCTCTTCTTCGCCCGCCGCTCGCTGACCGCCCTCTCACTGGGCGAAGAGGCGGCGTACGCCCTGGGGGTCAATCTACGCCAGGCGCGCCTCACGACCATCATCGGCGCGGGACTCGCCACAGGCGGCGCGGTGGCCCTCGCTGGGGCCGTCGGGTTCGTTGGCATCGTAGCGCCCCACCTGGTGCGCCCATCGGTACGCCACGATCCGGCCCGTACGCTGTTGCCGGCGGGCATGCTTGGTGGCGTATTGCTCTTGGTCGCCGACATTGGCGTGCGCGTCCTTCCAACCTCGAGCGAACTCAAGCTTGGTGTCGTCGCGGCCCTTGCGGGGGCACCGGTGTTCGCATGGATCGCCTTGCGTCGGCGCGCCGGCGGATTCAGCTCATGA
- a CDS encoding ABC transporter ATP-binding protein — protein MTATGPGSSLSIDNLSVTLDGRSLLRDISLRLGSGELVVLIGPNGAGKTTLLRCAIGLTTPNAGSVLIDGQEPRHLSATARARLLSYLPQTRVMTWPLLVEDTVALGRFAYGAAPGRLNQQDAAAIARALHACDLTRFAQRATNTLSGGELARVHCARVFAAETPWLIADEPVAALDPLHQFQVMALLRKYVERGGGALVVLHDIALAARFADRLLWLHDGQLIADGSPRETLTAQRLRTVFGMEASVEESPAYGLGVRLLDAASPVGGA, from the coding sequence ATGACGGCGACCGGTCCGGGAAGTTCCCTCAGCATCGACAATTTGTCGGTCACCCTGGACGGACGCTCGCTGCTGCGCGACATCAGCCTGCGCCTCGGGAGCGGCGAGCTCGTCGTATTGATCGGCCCTAACGGGGCGGGCAAGACCACGCTATTGCGCTGTGCGATCGGCCTCACCACGCCGAACGCGGGTAGCGTGCTGATCGACGGCCAAGAGCCGCGGCATTTGTCCGCGACAGCGCGCGCTCGCTTGCTGTCCTACCTCCCTCAGACGAGAGTGATGACCTGGCCACTGCTCGTCGAGGACACCGTCGCACTTGGTCGCTTCGCCTATGGTGCGGCGCCCGGACGGTTGAACCAGCAGGATGCTGCGGCGATCGCTCGCGCCCTGCACGCCTGCGACCTCACCCGGTTCGCGCAACGTGCCACGAACACGTTGTCCGGCGGCGAGTTGGCCCGAGTGCACTGTGCGAGGGTATTCGCCGCGGAAACGCCGTGGTTGATCGCCGACGAACCGGTGGCAGCGCTGGATCCTCTGCACCAGTTTCAGGTCATGGCGCTGCTGCGCAAGTACGTAGAAAGGGGCGGTGGTGCGCTCGTCGTGTTGCACGATATCGCGCTAGCAGCCCGCTTCGCTGACCGGTTACTTTGGCTGCACGACGGTCAGCTCATCGCGGACGGCTCGCCGAGGGAGACCCTGACCGCGCAGCGCCTACGCACGGTGTTCGGCATGGAAGCGAGTGTGGAGGAATCACCCGCCTACGGTCTCGGTGTTCGCCTGCTGGATGCGGCATCACCTGTGGGTGGTGCCTGA
- a CDS encoding cobyric acid synthase: MAARALMMQGTGSNVGKSVIVAGLCRLARRQGLRVAPFKPQNMSNNAAVTHEGGEIGRAQALQARAAGVRPSIHHNPVLIKPASDRGARLLLHGRPIGRLEARQYRERRERLLGGVLESFSQLVANHDLILIEGAGSPAEVNLRAGDIANMGFASAAGVPVVLIGDIDRGGVIASVVGTKTVLTPSDASHVRAFLINRFRGDPDLFADGIEAILRHTGWPCLGVIPWLDVVGRLPAEDAVDLERPIAGNRQVAQGAARACVDPLQIAVPLISRIANFDDLDPLRAEPNVELRFLVPGTRLPASTDVVLLPGTKATLADLEMLRAQGWAEQIVAHAERGGWVTGICGGMQMLGRSVDDPQGLDGVPGTSEGLGLLDFRTVMGPEKQVREASGRCLASNAPVRGYEIHSGKSEGAALAARPMLQLEQRSHGASSPDGRIEGCYLHGLFANDAFRHAWLERRRPGVGSTLSFDAEVDAALDELADRWAEHLDIEQLFNLASTPSPASRS; encoded by the coding sequence ATGGCGGCACGTGCGCTAATGATGCAAGGCACCGGCTCCAACGTGGGCAAGTCAGTGATCGTTGCGGGGCTATGTCGCTTGGCACGGCGCCAAGGGCTGCGCGTGGCGCCCTTCAAACCGCAGAACATGTCGAACAACGCGGCGGTCACGCACGAGGGTGGCGAGATCGGCCGCGCTCAGGCGCTCCAGGCGCGGGCGGCCGGTGTAAGGCCCAGCATTCACCACAACCCGGTATTGATCAAACCGGCGAGCGATCGCGGCGCACGGCTGCTCCTGCACGGCCGCCCGATCGGTCGCCTCGAGGCACGCCAGTACCGCGAGCGCCGCGAGCGCTTGCTGGGCGGCGTGCTCGAGAGCTTTTCCCAACTGGTCGCGAACCACGATTTGATCCTCATCGAGGGCGCCGGCAGCCCCGCCGAAGTCAATTTGCGCGCTGGCGATATCGCCAACATGGGGTTCGCCAGCGCCGCCGGTGTGCCCGTGGTCCTGATCGGCGACATCGACCGGGGTGGTGTCATCGCCTCCGTCGTTGGCACCAAGACCGTGCTGACGCCAAGCGATGCAAGCCACGTGCGAGCCTTCTTGATCAATCGCTTTCGCGGAGATCCCGACCTGTTCGCCGACGGTATCGAGGCCATTCTGCGGCACACTGGCTGGCCCTGTCTCGGCGTCATTCCATGGCTGGACGTGGTCGGTCGACTTCCCGCTGAGGATGCGGTGGACCTGGAGCGGCCTATCGCTGGCAATCGGCAGGTGGCGCAAGGGGCGGCACGGGCCTGCGTCGACCCCCTGCAAATCGCGGTGCCGCTGATCTCGCGCATCGCCAACTTCGACGACCTGGATCCCCTGCGCGCAGAACCCAACGTCGAGCTTCGCTTCCTAGTGCCAGGCACACGCCTGCCCGCGTCCACGGATGTGGTGCTGCTGCCGGGCACCAAGGCCACCCTGGCTGACCTCGAGATGCTGCGAGCTCAGGGATGGGCGGAGCAGATCGTGGCACACGCCGAGCGTGGTGGTTGGGTCACTGGTATCTGCGGAGGGATGCAGATGCTCGGGCGGTCCGTTGACGATCCGCAGGGGCTTGACGGTGTACCGGGGACCAGCGAAGGACTCGGTTTACTCGACTTTCGCACGGTGATGGGGCCCGAGAAGCAAGTACGCGAAGCGAGCGGACGATGTCTTGCGAGCAACGCTCCCGTGCGGGGGTACGAGATCCACTCGGGTAAGAGTGAGGGGGCGGCGCTGGCCGCGAGGCCCATGCTGCAGTTAGAGCAGCGCTCCCACGGCGCATCCAGCCCCGACGGGCGAATCGAGGGGTGTTACCTGCATGGGTTGTTCGCCAACGACGCCTTCCGCCACGCGTGGCTGGAGAGGCGGCGACCGGGCGTGGGTTCCACCCTGTCCTTCGATGCCGAAGTGGACGCAGCGCTTGACGAGCTGGCCGACCGGTGGGCCGAGCATCTGGACATCGAGCAGCTCTTCAACCTCGCTTCAACGCCGTCGCCGGCGTCGCGTTCGTGA
- the cbiB gene encoding adenosylcobinamide-phosphate synthase CbiB — MIATGAATVLVALLVEWRFGWPDWLYGAIRHPVVWIGTLAAWCERRFNVAHHSHAARYIAGVVSSIVIVALTVVVAWSLQHGTWRLLTNYLPSLLDDPLSASTFLGSTAQATAATIVTGTIASSLIAARSLHQHVADVHAPLSRGELHAARTAVAKVVGRDIDSLDEPAVARASIETLAESTCDGVVAPLFWGALLGLPGMAAYKAINTLDSMIGHRSERFHAFGGFAARLDDIANWVPARVTALLIVTVARKRRVAAWTSARREAANHRSPNAGWPEAATAGMLDVRLSGPRQYGGQTVNEPWIRPQAPDPYAKALATALERYRTSIEHVLVPTLAGITVLSVILGGAWWA; from the coding sequence GTGATTGCCACCGGCGCGGCCACCGTGCTCGTGGCGCTACTGGTGGAGTGGCGCTTCGGTTGGCCCGACTGGCTCTATGGCGCGATACGCCACCCCGTCGTCTGGATCGGAACTCTGGCGGCATGGTGCGAACGACGGTTCAACGTCGCGCACCACTCGCATGCCGCGCGCTACATCGCAGGCGTGGTGTCCTCGATTGTCATCGTCGCGCTCACGGTAGTGGTGGCCTGGAGCCTGCAGCACGGTACATGGCGCTTGCTCACCAACTACCTTCCGTCGCTATTGGATGACCCGCTGAGCGCATCTACCTTCCTCGGATCGACCGCACAAGCGACCGCCGCCACCATCGTCACGGGGACTATCGCTTCGAGCCTTATCGCCGCCAGATCACTGCACCAGCACGTCGCGGATGTGCACGCCCCCCTCAGCCGCGGCGAGCTGCACGCCGCGCGTACCGCCGTTGCCAAGGTGGTCGGCCGCGACATCGATTCGTTAGATGAGCCCGCCGTAGCGCGCGCATCCATCGAAACACTGGCCGAGAGCACCTGCGATGGGGTGGTCGCACCGCTGTTCTGGGGGGCGTTGCTCGGCTTGCCCGGCATGGCCGCTTACAAGGCGATCAACACCCTGGACTCGATGATCGGACACCGCAGCGAGCGCTTCCACGCATTTGGCGGATTTGCCGCCCGCCTCGACGACATCGCCAACTGGGTCCCTGCACGGGTCACCGCGCTGTTGATCGTAACCGTGGCCCGTAAGCGGCGTGTGGCTGCCTGGACCAGCGCGCGACGAGAAGCGGCTAATCACCGCTCACCGAACGCCGGCTGGCCCGAGGCGGCGACCGCCGGCATGCTGGATGTGCGCTTGTCGGGGCCGCGCCAATACGGCGGACAGACGGTGAACGAACCTTGGATCAGACCGCAGGCGCCCGATCCCTATGCCAAGGCACTGGCGACGGCGCTCGAGCGCTATCGCACATCGATCGAACACGTGCTCGTGCCGACGCTCGCAGGCATCACGGTGTTGAGCGTAATCCTTGGGGGCGCCTGGTGGGCGTAG
- the cobD gene encoding threonine-phosphate decarboxylase CobD: MHGGALDIVRASFPDAPTPWVDLSTGINPWPWPVPPIPEASLHHLPRREAFDACREAMASAFGAPVDSVLPVPGSELIIRLLPSALGASSRQICLGRATYADHAIAWRAAGAAIREVDDPLSADPDEDVVICNPNNPTGQTWEPAALEAAWAAREGTDRWLIIDEAYADLTPTRSLAPSGGRDGLVILRSFGKFFGLAGVRLGALIAPGPVIKAVEQLLGQWAVAGPALWLGTRAYADRGWQEQTRQRLQQGQETLDHALHEAATAYQLTIEGGTALFRYVRVRDAHALWFALARSGVYVRRFRWSPHHLRIGLPSDTQGLERLREAVTPSA; encoded by the coding sequence GTGCATGGCGGTGCGCTAGATATCGTTCGGGCGTCCTTTCCCGACGCACCTACACCCTGGGTAGATCTCTCCACAGGCATCAATCCTTGGCCGTGGCCGGTCCCCCCGATCCCCGAGGCGTCGCTCCATCACCTTCCCAGACGCGAAGCCTTCGATGCTTGCCGGGAAGCCATGGCCAGCGCGTTCGGCGCTCCGGTGGACAGTGTGCTGCCCGTGCCCGGCAGCGAGCTGATCATCCGTTTGCTCCCCAGCGCGCTCGGCGCCTCATCCCGCCAAATTTGTCTGGGGCGCGCGACTTACGCCGATCACGCGATCGCGTGGCGCGCCGCCGGTGCCGCCATCCGCGAGGTCGACGACCCGCTGTCGGCCGATCCCGACGAGGACGTCGTGATTTGCAACCCCAATAACCCAACCGGACAGACGTGGGAACCAGCAGCGCTGGAAGCGGCATGGGCGGCGCGCGAGGGCACGGACCGTTGGCTGATCATCGATGAGGCGTACGCTGATCTCACCCCGACCCGATCGCTAGCACCGTCGGGCGGGCGCGACGGCCTGGTGATCCTGCGGTCGTTCGGCAAGTTCTTCGGTCTGGCCGGCGTCAGGCTTGGCGCGCTCATCGCGCCAGGTCCAGTCATCAAGGCGGTAGAGCAACTGCTCGGGCAGTGGGCGGTCGCCGGCCCGGCCCTGTGGCTGGGAACGCGCGCCTACGCGGACAGAGGCTGGCAGGAACAAACGCGTCAACGACTGCAGCAGGGGCAGGAGACGCTAGATCACGCGTTGCACGAGGCCGCCACGGCCTACCAACTCACAATTGAAGGCGGTACTGCGCTGTTTCGCTACGTGCGGGTGCGCGACGCCCATGCCCTGTGGTTCGCCCTCGCCCGATCCGGTGTGTACGTGCGGCGCTTTCGCTGGTCACCACACCACTTGCGCATCGGACTGCCCAGCGATACGCAAGGCCTGGAGCGCCTGCGTGAGGCAGTTACCCCTTCAGCTTGA
- the cobU gene encoding bifunctional adenosylcobinamide kinase/adenosylcobinamide-phosphate guanylyltransferase: MESDLLVTEQLHTLVLGGARSGKSARALTLMGTMRRPAMIATAEPRDGEMAARIQRHRQERGSHWETVESPLGLAQAIGQLQDRADGIVVDCLTLWLANVMEAGQPSVDEATDQLLAALRESVVPVVLVSNEVGLGLVPETSLGRAFRDAQGRLNQRVAQTVATVEFVAAGISLKLKG, encoded by the coding sequence GTGGAGAGCGACCTACTGGTGACCGAACAACTGCACACCCTGGTTCTAGGCGGCGCTAGGTCGGGCAAGAGCGCTCGCGCGCTCACGCTAATGGGGACCATGCGCCGCCCCGCGATGATCGCCACCGCCGAGCCGCGCGACGGTGAAATGGCGGCGCGAATCCAACGCCATCGGCAGGAGCGTGGGTCACACTGGGAGACGGTGGAGTCGCCGCTCGGCCTGGCGCAGGCGATAGGGCAATTGCAGGATCGGGCGGACGGCATCGTCGTCGACTGCCTTACGCTGTGGCTAGCCAACGTCATGGAGGCGGGCCAGCCCAGTGTTGACGAGGCGACCGATCAGCTCTTGGCCGCACTTCGTGAGAGCGTCGTGCCGGTGGTGCTCGTGTCCAACGAAGTGGGCCTGGGCTTGGTGCCGGAGACCTCCTTGGGTCGGGCGTTTCGCGACGCGCAGGGACGCCTCAACCAACGCGTTGCGCAAACCGTCGCCACCGTCGAGTTCGTTGCTGCCGGGATTTCCCTCAAGCTGAAGGGGTAA